One Globicephala melas chromosome 4, mGloMel1.2, whole genome shotgun sequence genomic window carries:
- the ZBTB38 gene encoding zinc finger and BTB domain-containing protein 38: MTVMSLSRDLKDDFHSDTVLSILNEQRIRGILCDVTIIVEDTKFKAHSNVLAASSLYFKNIFWSHTICISSHVLELDDLKAEVFTEILNYIYSSTVVVKRQETVTDLAAAGKKLGISFLEDLTDRNFSNSPGPYVFCITEKGVVKEEKNEKRHEEPAITNGPRITNAFSIIETENSNNMFSPLDLRASFKKVSDSMRTTSLCLERTDVCHEVEPVHTLAEHSYAVSSVTEAYRSLPVRERDSSSPGKTGKENCEAVAAKPKTCRKPKTISAPQDSDSPPENIPPPPATNLEMNQEGSPQPAAILSLSKSPSNNEGEVHFPRAEENKSSDAPTLPATEVPPLIYNCSCCSKSFDSSTLLSAHMQLHKPTQEPLVCKHCNKQFSTLNRLDRHEQICMRSSHMPVPGGNQRFLENYPTIGQNGGAFTGPEPLLSENRIGEFSSPGSTLPETEHMVKFVNGQMLYSCVVCKRSYVTLSSLRRHANVHSWRRTYPCHYCNKVFALAEYRTRHEIWHTGERRYQCIFCLETFMTYYILKNHQKSFHAIDHRLSISKKTANGGLKPSVYPYKLYRLLPMKCKRAPYKSYRHSSYENTRENSQMNESAPGPYVIQNPHGSELPTLNFQNSVNTLTSSPAIPLETPARQDVPTSTSAQNAEGTKWGERGELKVDLDSNFYSTEVSVSSAENAVSSGLRAGDAPVLSVSNGSENSTSVISYSGSAPSVIVHSSQFSSVIMHSNAVAATSSHNPAAPSDLAGSQSPKDDGKPEPDKVGRVVSRPKSMKEKKKTILCNRGEVPEESRYIADPGGSLSKTTNIIKETSKIETYIAKPALPGTSTNSNVAPLCQITVKIGNEAIVKRHILGSKLFYKRGRRPKYQMQEETPPRESEQETNRDSPIGLCQSECVEMSEMFDDASDQDSTDKPWRPYYNYKPKKKSRQLRKMRKANWRKEHENRSPSSKCKYPAELDCAVGKAPQEKAFEEEENKEMPKLQCELCDGDKASGAGNQGRPHRHLTARPYACELCSKQFQSPSTLKMHMRCHTGEKPYQCKTCGRCFSVQGNLQKHERIHLGVKEFVCQYCNKAFTLNETLKIHERIHTGEKRYHCQFCFQSFLYLSTKRNHEQRHIREHNGKGYACFQCPKICKTAAALGMHQKKHLFKSPSQREKTEGDTGHENSNPLENPHFIDSEDSDQKDNGQTVVDNVL; the protein is encoded by the coding sequence ATGACAGTCATGTCCCTTTCCAGGGACCTCAAGGACGACTTTCACAGCGACACAGTGCTCTCAATCTTGAATGAGCAGCGCATTCGGGGCATTTTATGTGATGTCACTATCATTGTGGAAGACACCAAATTTAAAGCCCACAGCAATGTCCTGGCTGCTTCAAgcctttatttcaaaaatatcttttggAGTCACACCATCTGTATTTCCAGCCACGTCCTGGAGCTGGATGATCTCAAAGCCGAAGTGTTTACAGAAATCCTTAATTATATCTACAGCTCCACAGTCGTCGTCAAGAGACAAGAAACAGTCACTGATCTTGCAGCTGCAGGAAAAAAGCTGGGAATATCCTTCTTGGAAGATCTTACCGATCGCAACTTTTCAAATTCCCCAGGTCCTTATGTATTCTGCATTACCGAAAAGGGAgtggttaaagaagaaaaaaatgaaaaaaggcatGAAGAACCAGCCATCACTAATGGGCCAAGGATCACAAATGCATTTTCCATCATCGAAACGGAAAATAGTAATAACATGTTTTCTCCACTGGACTTGAGGGCAAGTTTCAAAAAGGTCTCCGACTCCATGAGAACCACCAGCCTTTGCCTGGAGAGGACTGACGTCTGCCACGAGGTGGAGCCCGTGCACACCCTCGCCGAGCACTCCTACGCCGTGTCTTCCGTGACTGAGGCTTACAGAAGTCTGCCTGTACGGGAACGGGACAGCAGTTCACCTGGGAAAACAGGTAAAGAAAACTGCGAAGCGGTTGCAGCAAAACCGAAAACATGCCGAAAGCCAAAGACAATCTCCGCACCCCAGGATTCGGATTCACCTCCAGAAAATATACCCCCCCCTCCAGCAACCAACTTGGAAATGAATCAAGAAGGAAGTCCACAGCCAGCTGCAATTCTTTCCCTTTCAAAATCTCCCAGCAACAACGAAGGAGAGGTCCATTTTCCCAGGGCAGAGGAAAATAAATCCTCCGATGCCCCCACACTGCCAGCCACAGAGGTGCCGCCTCTCATTTACAATTGTAGCTGTTGTTCCAAATCCTTCGACAGCAGCACTTTGCTCAGCGCCCACATGCAGCTTCACAAGCCAACCCAGGAGCCCTTGGTGTGCAAGCATTGCAACAAACAGTTTAGCACCCTCAACAGACTGGATCGGCACGAGCAGATCTGCATGAGGTCAAGCCACATGCCCGTTCCTGGAGGGAATCAGCGCTTCTTAGAAAACTATCCCACCATTGGGCAGAATGGAGGTGCGTTCACAGGTCCAGAGCCTTTATTATCTGAGAATAGGATTGGTGAATTTTCCAGTCCCGGAAGTACCTTGCCAGAAACAGAACACATGGTTAAATTTGTTAACGGGCAAATGCTCTACAGCTGCGTAGTATGCAAACGTAGTTATGTGACTTTATCCAGCCTCCGAAGACATGCCAATGTTCACTCGTGGAGAAGAACGTATCCTTGCCATTACTGCAACAAAGTATTTGCATTGGCTGAGTATAGGACAAGACATGAGATTTGGCACACGGGAGAAAGGCGGTATCAGTGCATTTTCTGCCTGGAAACGTTCATGACCTACTATATACTCAAAAACCACCAGAAGTCTTTCCATGCCATCGATCATAGACTTTCCATCAGTAAAAAAACAGCAAACGGGGGCTTGAAGCCTAGTGTCTATCCATATAAGCTTTATAGGCTCCTGCCCATGAAATGCAAGAGGGCTCCTTACAAGAGCTACCGACATTCTTCCTATGAAAATACTCGAGAAAACAGTCAGATGAACGAGTCTGCACCTGGTCCCTATGTTATTCAGAATCCACACGGCTCTGAATTGCCTACTCTGAATTTCCAAAACAGTGTAAACACCTTGACCAGCAGTCCAGCCATCCCACTGGAAACACCAGCACGTCAGGATGTACCCACTTCCACCAGTGCACAAAACGCAGAGGGTACCaaatggggagagaggggagagttgAAAGTTGATCTGGACAGTAACTTTTATTCAACAGAGGTGTCAGTTTCTTCTGCTGAAAATGCCGTCAGTTCGGGCCTCCGGGCGGGGGACGCGCCCGTTTTGTCTGTGAGTAACGGCAGTGAGAACTCCACCTCTGTGATCAGCTACAGTGGCTCAGCCCCCTCGGTCATCGTGCACAGCAGCCAGTTTTCATCGGTGATAATGCACAGCAATGCCGTTGCTGCCACAAGCAGCCACAACCCCGCAGCCCCTTCAGACCTGGCTGGCAGTCAGAGCCCGAAAGACGATGGCAAACCCGAGCCAGACAAAGTGGGGAGGGTTGTCAGCAGACCCAAGagcatgaaggagaaaaagaaaaccatcctGTGTAACAGGGGAGAAGTACCAGAGGAGTCCAGATACATTGCTGATCCTGGAGGGTCATTGAGCAAAACCACAAATATCATTAAAGAAACTAGTAAAATTGAAACTTACATCGCAAAGCCTGCTCTCCCGGGAACCTCCACAAACAGCAACGTCGCGCCCCTTTGCCAGATAACGGTGAAAATCGGGAACGAAGCCATCGTGAAAAGGCACATCCTAGGATCTAAATTGTTCTATAAAAGAGGGAGGAGGCCCAAGTACCAAATGCAGGAGGAGACTCCGCCACGAGAGAGTGAACAGGAAACCAACAGAGACAGCCCGATCGGGCTCTGCCAGTCCGAGTGCGTGGAGATGAGTGAGATGTTTGACGATGCCAGTGACCAGGATTCCACGGATAAACCGTGGCGCCCTTACTACAACTACAAACCCAAAAAGAAATCCAGACAgttgagaaaaatgaggaaagcCAACTGGAGGAAGGAGCATGAAAACAGGAGCCCGAGCAGCAAATGTAAATACCCGGCCGAACTGGACTGCGCAGTGGGGAAGGCCCCCCAGGAGAAGGCCTtcgaggaagaagaaaataaagagatgcCCAAGTTGCAGTGTGAACTCTGTGACGGAGACAAAGCCTCGGGGGCCGGGAATCAAGGGAGGCCCCACCGGCATCTCACGGCCAGGCCTTATGCGTGTGAGCTCTGCTCCAAGCAGTTCCAGAGCCCCTCCACCCTGAAGATGCACATGAGGTGTCACACGGGAGAGAAGCCGTACCAGTGCAAGACCTGCGGACGGTGCTTCTCGGtgcaaggcaacctacagaaacACGAGCGCATCCACCTGGGCGTGAAGGAGTTCGTCTGTCAGTATTGCAACAAGGCCTTCACGTTGAATGAGACCCTCAAAATCCACGAAAGAATCCACACTGGCGAAAAGCGATACCACTGTCAGTTCTGCTTTCAGAGTTTTTTGTATCTCTCCACGAAAAGGAATCATGAGCAGAGGCATATCCGAGAGCATAATGGGAAGGGCTATGCCTGCTTCCAGTGCCCCAAAATTTGCAAAACAGCTGCTGCCCTTGGAATGCACCAGAAGAAACACTTATTCAAAAGCCCAAGTCAGCGGGAGAAAACAGAAGGTGACACGGGCCACGAGAACTCAAATCCCCTGGAGAATCCACATTTCATTGATTCAGAAGACAGTGACCAAAAGGATAATGGACAAACCGTtgttgataatgtcctttga